Within the Aspergillus luchuensis IFO 4308 DNA, chromosome 5, nearly complete sequence genome, the region ACCAACGAATGCCTTCCGCGATCGTAGTCATGGGCGTCATAATGCGCACCATAATGGTCCTCCTATCCCAGTGTTAGCAGCTGTCAAAAACACGACCATGAGGCAATCAAGGGACAATAGCATACCTTAGACCAATAGAGCTCGTAGTACGAGAACCTTGTCTCATTGAAGCGCCCAAACAAGCAAAGTACATGCGGATCAAAATGCAACTTCCGGAGGTACTCGCGGTGTTCATCCAGTGTACCTGTCTCATTCCATCCCTTTGCCACACGGGGATCATTTTGCCAGGTATTGAAGAGCTGCAAATGGCTTGGATCCTGCCAATTTACAACTTCCAGGGAGAAGTGCTCATCCAATTCAGGGATATAGCGACTGTAGGCAATCGAGCCAGGAGCTGGCTTGGGCCGCCGGATGGGGTGTCTGGCATAAATAGGCTCCTCGGGAAACTTCTGCGTGAAGTGATAGTTCTCCGGCATGGGTGGGTATTGCGATAAAGGCTCTCGCAGAGAGCCATCGGTGCCGTCACCCACCACCCAGATGGGACGCGGGCCCATTGGCGACGCAGCGCCTTGCCAGAAAGAACTGCGGAGGATCAATAGGTCGGTAGAAGGCTGGACTGCGCGATCATCAGGCCGTGTGGCCTTAGGATGCTCAATTCCCAGTCCAGTCGCGAGGAGCTCAGTGCGAAGGACATCCTGGCCTGCGCCGGACAGGGCCAGGCTGAAGTATTCATGGGTGGGATGGGCAAGGTATATAGCATGGACAACGTTCCAAATCTGCCCCAATGTCGGTGTGGTGTCAGTCCATTGGAATGTGGTTTTAGGTGCGCGACGGGCTCGGGCCCAGGCTGTGTTGTTTGAAGGGGGAGGGCAAGTATTCGGGGAAGGGGGTGCTAATTCAAGCCACGAAAGAGAGTCGAGGTGTAGAGGCTGAGGGGGGGATCGGCCGGCTGGGGGCTGATCATGAAAACTCAAGCTGAGTTTGGCTGGTGACGTTTCGGCTTCGGCAACAGTGCGCACGCGGTATGCGGTCAGAAAGGGATGAGGAAGCTTCACCAGTGGGTACTGGGAGCTGGCAGTAGTATTGGAACTCATCCTCGCTCGCTGTGAAATGTCTAACGAAGACAATgtagagaagagagacaCGGGGAGATttaagaagaaaggaggaaaTGAAACTGGAGCGCTGCGACCGAGGCAAACGGTTATATAGAAAGCCGGGGCAATTTAGACAGAACAACCGAGGAAGACAGATAACGAGCTTGGAAGGTGTCTCAGGTGGGTGTCCGCCAATGGCCCGTCCTTGGTTGCTCTCGACCCCCCTTTGGCACGGTCTTGGGGCCCACCGATATCGCATATTATGCCGCCTTCTGGACCCCAGCATAGTCCTTTACAAAAGTATAAAAGTAGCGCGAGCTGGTCCGGCTGTCCCGCGATCAGATAAGCCTATCAATCATTCGCACCCTCGACCATGTCACTCCGATCGCATTCCATACAGCATCCAAATTTCCATGTCTCCATTCCCCACGAGCGTGTGGTCCAGGTGACCTTAAATCGCCCCCAAAAGCTCAATTCTCTTGATCTGGGTACAAGTCGGGAGATCCAAAAAGTCTGGGAGCTGTTCGACCAGGATGAGAGCTTGTGGGTGGGTATTATTACTGGTACAGGGAGAGCCTTTTGCACTGGCGCGGATTTACAAGGTATATTTATTTCCTGTGCTCTCACATACCTCTATACTCTGACATGATTGCTTACTTATTAAATCGGGTAGAGTGGAATGCTATGAACGAAGCTGGAGTGGTCAACGACATGTCCCCGCCCGGACTAGCAGGCCTGCCCCGACGAAGCGGCAAGAAACCCATCATCGCAGCGGTCAATGGTATTTGCATGGGGGGCGGGTTTGAAATGGTAGCAAATTGCGACATCGTAATCGCCTCGGTGTCTGCCATCTTTGCGTTGCCGGAAGTTAAGCGAGGAATTGTGCCTGTGGCTGGCTGCCTGCCACGCCTGACCCGGACATTGGGGTTGCAGCGCACGATGGACCTGGCCTTGACTGGCCGCAGCGTGGACGCAAGGACACTCTACGATTGGGGGCTAGTGACTCGGTTGGTTGATATTGGTGACGATGTTGCACAGGCAGCTCTTCAGATCGCCGGCGTCATGTGCAACAACAGTCCGGATGCGCTCATTGTTGGCCGCGAGGGTATCCGGTTGAGCTGGGAGGCCGGTAGCGTGGAGGATGCGGTGTCGACGCTGGCGGAACACTCGTACCCGCGCCTGGTGGAGGGAGCTAATTTTGCCGAAGGTATTCGAGCGTTTGTAGAGAAACGGTCGCCACAATGGATCAACTCCAAGTTGTGAGacagaagaggggggttttCACGTACGGTCTGCGGATTACTCCGCAATCAGATAGCCAGCCGGCGTTGTGTGCCTGTTCGGCAAAGGGCGTCCGGATCATCTGGCGTTGTACTTTGTAGCTCGCTCATTATTCGGCGGAAGAACCCGATGGAGCCACTCATGCTGCAGAATTTTCCAGCCGTGTCCTGGCCTCGAATTACTCGTGAAGACCTTCCTTCGACCTACTTGGAGACAAGAACCATGGAATGATAGTTTAATGTACCCCATCGCCTAGTTTAGTACCCACGGGACTTgcgagaaaaatgaaaaccCCTCAACAGCGGGTGTTGATGGCATTCGCATCTTATCATGGATCAGATTAGATTTAGTCACAGACTAGCCGTATTTCGTCCCAGGCTCGTTTTTCCGGTGGCCGCCAGGGGAAATTGGATTGTGTGATGAGAGTGGGTCCGTTAGTTAACATTTTCCCGGTGACCGCTGTGACCATACAGTAAGCAGTATCGTACGGTTCATACAAGTATTCTTTTAGTATCCATACCGCGAGTGGGCACCGAATTGGGAGGTTGACCCGATCCAGCATCATCAGACGACTCAGCTCGACCCGGATGTGGGTGCCTCCCACTCCTTGACTCTGTCTACTGTCTAGTCTAGAGACCTTGGGGCTATCGATCAGGTAAAAAGACGCAGAGATTACTGGTGCCTTGAGTGGATCGCAGGAAAACATGCCAGTCATACCGTGCccactcctcatctcccGGTGGAGATCACGGATTTTTATCGTGCCTCACATCGTGTCTTCTGGACAAGCACACGCTGCGAATCAGCTACTTAGACTACACACCATCGCCAGACTAACTGTTGGCGCTAACAATCTCTGCACCTGTGCTAGAATAGTTACGTAGACCTTGTAGGGCATCATTACCAGCCTACGACCGCCATTGGTTCGATCAGATAGGGGAATGCGCAGGACAGCGCCATCATCTGATTAGATTGGCTCGTCTCCAGGGATCCAGTGGTCTCCAGTTGCGCTCGAACCTAGCCACCCTTCGATTCAGGATTTCAGATGCGGCCGCTGCGGCCGCCGCAGCCGACTTCGGGGTTATCAATCTGTGCGTGGGCCTGTCAACACTAGTCCTCCGCCACTCGTAGCTAGCTGGGTTCGCCTGGGTATAAGGGCCAAGAAATCCCAAgtttcttgtccttgtcttGTCCTCCTTGGCTTTACCCGCTCGATCATCTCTTCTGCCTTCTCGATAGGTCGGTCTATCACTATGGCCGTGCTCGAAAAGTTTCGTGAGGCCTTTGGCCGTAGCCCTTCTATTACCGAAGAATCCGGCAACAATGTTACCATGAACACCGTCGAGGAGACCAAGCATGATCCCATTGCTGATGAAGCAGTCCGTGGTCCTGAAGACTCTGAGGAAACTGTTTCCGAGGATGCCTCTTCAGCGCACCTCCAGATTGGTGTTAACGACGTCGAGGCTATCACCAAGTCTTGGTCCAAATGGTCCCTGATCGCCGTTTTTGCCAAGTATGTGGTCTCTCTTGGTATCTGTTCTTCCATTGTATTCTTGCTAACTTTATTTGATTTTCCTCGATTAGCATCTGGCTCTTATACTTTGTGAATGCTTTTCAGTCCTCTATTCTTTCCAACCTGCTCCCCTATGTCACCAGTTCCTGGGAGTCCCACTCCCTCCTGAACGTCATCTATGTCGTTGCCGACTGCATGTCGGCCGCCGTGTACATCCCTCTGGCGAAAATCATGGACGTGACTGGCCGTGCTGAAGGTTTCGCGACCATGGCTGTCTTTGCTACGCTGGGACTGATTTTGATGGCCACCTGCCACAATCTTCCCACCTTCTGTGCTGCCTATGTAAGATTGCCTTGACGGCTAATCGAGTGAAAATTTTACTCGTGCTAATCAGTCCATTTACCAGGTATTCTACACCATTGGCTTCGGTGGCATGACCTACTGCGTGGATGTCATCACTGCTGATGCCTCCAAGCTGAAGAATCGAGGTCTGGCCTACGCCTTCACCTCTTCCCCTTACATCATCACGGCCTTTGCTGGTCCCAAGGCTTCGGATGACTTCCACCTTAGCTGGCGCTGGGGCTTTGGCATGTTCGCCATCATTTTCCCTGTCGTCGCTGCCCCGTTGTACTTCATCCTGAAGCACAACCTAAAGCgcgcgcagcagcagggttTGGTCGCCGTCAACCGCGACGCCCGCACCTGGTACCAGCTTGTCTGGTTCTACTTCATCGAGTTTGACAGTACGCAATTATCCCCCTATACCTCCAGAATCTCGTCTCAACCTAACTAACCCCTTCCAGTTGTTGGtgtccttctcttctccgccggtctctgtgtcttcttccttcccttcgaTATCTCCTCCTACGCCCCCGACGGCTGGGCTTCGGGCTACATTATCGCCATGATCGTCGTCGGTGTCGTGATGCTGGTTCTCTTCTGCCTGTACGAATGGCTCCTTGCGCCCGTGCCTCTTTTCAAGttcggcttcctcttcaaccgTACCGTTATTGGTGCCTGTCTCCTCGACGCCACCTACCAGCTCTCATACTACTGCTGGGACAACTACTTCACCTCTTTCCTGCAAGTTGTCAACGACCTGAGCGTTGCCGAAGCCGGTTACGTCAGTGACACGTTCGACGTCGTGTCCGgtgtcctgctcctcctcgtcggttGGTTGATCAGCAAGACCGGCCGCTTCAAGTGGCTCCTCTACATTTCCGTGCCCTTGTACATCTTCGCTCAGGGTCTCATGATCTACTTCCGTCGTCCCAACCAATCCGTCGGCTACCTCGTCATGTGccagatcttcatctccatcggaGGCAGTATCTTCATCATTATCGAGCAGCTCGCTATCCTGGCCGCCGTCGACCACCAGCACGTCGCTGCCGCCCTGGCCCTCCTCAACGTCGTCGGTACTATCGGTGACGCTATCGGTGCCACCATCTCCGGTGCTATCTGGGATAACACCTTCGAGAAGGCGCTTATCCGCTACCTACCTGAATCAGCCATGTCCAACCTCGAGAACATCTACGAGGACCTGGAAACTCAGCTGAGTTACCCGACTGGTAGTGTTACCCGCACTGCTATCCAGCATGCCTATGGATATGCCCAGACGCGCATGTTGGCGGTTGGAACGGGTCTCATGGCTCTGTCCTTTATCTGGATCGTTATGATCAAGAACATTAATGTTGCCAAGGTCAAACAGGTCTCGGGTATGGTCTTCTAGACTTGTCGATGGTTTGCGTGTACATTACCAtattacatacatacatacatcggTTTGAATAGAACCTCTCATCCTGAATGCACCCTTACTACCttgtcttttttctttttgattaaGAAAACGGTGTATATGTGGGGGTTGGTGCATCCACCGCCCACTTTCGTCGTTTCTTTACTCGCCCATATCATACCCATATTCCCCCCTTTTCATACATACCCCCTGTGTGCCTGCTGGTGCATGGACATCTGCTTAATTATATCCCCGCTACATTGCATTGGATTAGCATAAAAGTTATACTCCACTAATTAATAACCTTATATTATACCATTCTTTTTTGGCGTAGATCTGTGTAGGTGACAGAATAGAAAGATCCTGTAAGAACAAGCAACCCTTCGTGGTCTCAACAACCATTCGAAACAGAAGACATCCTATCATCTCTAGCAATGGGACAAGATGCTATCCGCTACCGTAGCCTCTGGATCATATATTAGGCTCAACTACAAAACAAAAATTACACCCCATCTTCTATTACATATTTGACCTCCCACCAGGATACCATATCAGCCAATATCCTTCTGAGAAATTTGGAGGTAAACACGGTCTCATCGTACCGTTACATGTAGACTACCAGCCTACcgtgaagaagagaagaacacCAAATCcgttcaatatatatatattgccGCAAACAATTCTATGGTTCGCGATCTGCTTCTAGTAATTACCTCTGAACAATGGAACATGTTCTTCATTAAGGCATGCTAGTCTGCTCGGTGACGTCCGCAGTAATGGGCTTTCAGTCTTGCCAGGTTATACTCTCCCCTTATTTTCCCCCTTGCTTCTCTTTACTTTGGCGTTGGTACCATATCTTTGGGGAACGGAAGGCGGGGTTGCATTAGTTCGTACGTATACTTATCAAGGGTAATGTCCTTGGTCAATGTATATTTCATAGCGGTGGTGCCTCCTAGACTTGGTGCTTAATCTCGTGACAAAGTATATCGATCAAGTTCAGGTTTGGTTGGAACTGTCAGGTGGCTCCTGTGACCCTTGCTCCAAGTATTGATGTCGCTGCATAGTAATTTAGGTCCTTCTTCCGGTATACACTACTTGAATAGCTGAGGCCGTAGTAGTCTCAGCGTGACAGGTAAGTGGATAGCTAGTGGTGCGAGTCTCCATCGAATTAATATATGCGGCAACCTGATCTATTAGATGCCCATCCCACACACTACAGATATCTCCATCCCTCAAGAGCGAATTCACCGCCAAATATTTCCCAACGCCGTTTCCAACCACAATTTCGTATACTGCTGATGCAACCAAACCACATGCGAGGGCATTGGCTCGCTCTCCGCCTTCCCCTTGCCTTGGAAGAACAGACTCTTGAGCCGGAACTCCGCAACTCCCTCTTGGGGCTTGACCTCCGTCGAAATTTCAAACAGTCCATCCGATTCCCGCACGTCCTTCTTGCGGGGCGAATCTCCGCACCGCACGACAATCCGCTCCGGCGTCTTTTCTACCACCTCGAAGTGATCTGTGATCAGCGTGCCCACGTCGTATGTCGCGGCGCGTAGGTCCGCGCGCGTCCAGAGGTGAGAAGCGGTTTCGGGGCCTTCGTATTTCTTGGAGAGGTAGCGGCGTTGATAGGCGTATCCTGTTTGTTTGAATTCATTCGAGCAGAGAGTTAGATAGTTTGTCCAGTTTATTGTGTTTTTATAGTGGACTGGGTGGGTGTATGTGACGCACCGAATCCACTCCACACTCCGGCGCAAAACGCCTCGGTCAGTCGGCCTGGCTTTTCCAGCAAGGCGGGCTTAATGTCCTTGAGTGGTACGCGACGCACACAGAGGTCATGGGttgtggggttgttgttgggattGAGTTTCTGGTACAGAGGGTGCTGGAAGAGAGGGTCGCTTGTGGGCATCGGCACGAAGGTGTTGTGACGGACGGctgcgaagaagaacgctGTGCCGACGCCAGCGCCAATGGTGGTTATCTTGGCGACACGTTTGAGGATACCCATGGTGTAGTTGGGAGCTGCAATTGAATGGTtgttggggagagggggtgAGTGGGATGAAggtagagaagggaagaggagagctGAGCTTGagccggaggatgaagaggtgaGATCAACGGGACTGGCGGAGATGCGGAGTCGGAGAATCGGAGTTGTTCCGGTGGCTGGTTATAGCATTAGGGCCATGgaattatatagtattcacATCTTTTGACTTcaatacagatatatatatatatatatatatatatatatatatctatctatctatcaaacagtatctactatattaaatatggGATGAATCGTGCCGTCCTCATATGCCATTCCTCCCAATCCCGCCCGAACTGGTCCCGCAACATCCCCTCCTCGTCTCGCACGCGCATCACCGTTGCATAGATCAACCCTGTTACTATCACACCCACtacccatcctccccatccggATAGTCGCTCAAGCACCGCATCATCCATAGCACAGGCTACTGCACCGTCCCACCGCATCACCAATCCCAGGTATCCTGCTGCGAGGAACCACAGCCCTGTGTAACTGGGATGCTGTACCAATCGGTACAAACCCCCAGTTATCAGGGTATTTGGTTGCGCCAGCTGGAAGGTAAAGTTTCGACCTAGGAACCTGAATGCAGAGAGCCGAAGCAAAGCGCCCACGATGATGGAAACGAGGCAGAGTGTGGATGTGATAGTCCAAGTGAAGAGATGCGGTGCGAGGCTGGTCCGGTGGGGACAGATTGCTTGGAGGTACACTCCATCGCCAGAATAGATCGGCTCCTTAGCATTGCTGTTACTGCTATCTATATAGAACAGCGCAAGAAGAGCGTGGTAGATGATGCAGGCCGTATTGAGATGTAGTGTGACGGTGTTGATCGGGCCGGCAATCAGACGAACGCGGTCTGGCGGCCCATTACCTTTGGAGCTGGAAGGAAGGTTTGGGGGTGTGAGGCCGCGGAAGGCGAGGTATCCTGCGGTTAAGAGAGAAGCAGACAGTGAAatcgatgagaaggagggcaTTTTGGACttggagctgctggataGGCAAGGAGGTCGAGAATGCAGTGGATGTTGTACTTGTTTGGCTGGTTGATCAAGGCTCCACCTTCTGCCTGAGGCGTCTATGTTGTTTCCATATGGATCATGTGCACCGTTGACGGTTTGTTAATACTAACATGTTTATTTCTGACTGTCACATCGCACATGGCCTCAGACTCAATAGAGAAAgcaagaataaaaaaaagtccCTATATTGATAACGACTGTTCCAGGAATTCTTAGTATTGATGGCTGGACGATATGCTTGCCAGAACACATCACGTGAGAATTCCATATGAATGACAGTTGAAGGGTGTCTGTCACCTGACTGCGCCAACGGTCTGGATCACCAGCCGTAAATTTCCTTCGAAGAAGATGCGATAAACGATATACGACCACTACAATTTCAATCGCAAATACGCCCCAAAGCCCTACTTGAGTCTGTTGACTCCTACCGTAATAACTACCATTACACAATACCCCCAAGGCTGAAAGGAACAATCCGCCATCAACAAAATGaccacaccatcatcaacggaCGATCTCCAGTCACGCAGAGAAGCCGACTACGAGCGGTTCAAAACCGCGGCCGCATACACCTTTCTCATTGCATCGCCTGTTCTCATTGCCTTACCACCTCGAAAGCTTGATAACCTGACGGTTCTCCTCACCAGCGCCTTTTGTGTTTCGGCGAATCACCTCACACGCGAACACACCGGACGGAGTATCGTGGATCGGATCGAGGCCCGGATCTCAAGGAACCCTATTACAGCATTGTCGGATCTGCCAAGCCAACGGGCGCAGGAGATACAGGCCAAGTTGAAGGCAGCGAGGGATGCACAGATCCGAGAGGGGTCAGCAGTCGGCGAGGAATTGGAAAGGCTGAAGGCTAGGCAAGCACAGGAGAAGCCGGCCTTGGAGAAAATCTGGATGGGCGGTGAGACggaggggtggaaggagagaagaataaGGGAGGAACAGAAGGCTTTGGAGGAGGGCAAGGGATATGGTGACCTGATCAAGGAGCATATCTGGGATGTATGGAATTGGGGCCAAAAAGGAgatgaaaaggaaacaaaggaGGGGAAATAATCGGGGTTTTTGGCAAGTGAAACCATTTCGCAGGGCCTGTCGACGGCCTTTTTCTTTAGCGGGCTTGCATGATATAGGCGGCGTTGATGATATGGGCTGGGTTTATGTGGTTTCTCGTTCTGTGTAGTTATAGTTGCCTGTCCTACCATATGTATAAAAGCATTGTATATTAGTGTATTATTGATCTGACTATCTCTTATCATTTCTATCTGGTGAAGGGGTTGTTATATATGACGCTGTCCACCTAGTTCAGAGACTAGTGGAAAAGCTGCGATTTCCTCAGGTGGTAGATTCATGATGGATTTGCTGTCTGTAAAACAACTCGTTGTTTTAGCGTACCAGTCGTCAAGGAAGTGCATGAAATCACCAAGAACAACTTGAGTTGAAACGAACATTCTCTGTAGCGAAAATCGTAAATCCGACTCTGTCAATAGTATTTCATAAATCGATACTGGACACTTGATTGTATGATTATTCAGCGCGACAGCTTCTGCTCACAAGCCTTTGCTGCCTGAAATGTGATGAAGCACAAATAGGAAGAATCCTTGGTCATGCAAGCGATCACCAGCTTGAAATGATATCTGGTAGACCAACAAGACCTGCATAGCGGGCTCAATTAGTGCAAGGTATGAGTTAGTGTGTCGTAATCTTCATAATAAGAACCAGGGAAGCATGTTCATGGCATGGCGTCATCATTGTAATTGATTAATATATGATACATTCATCTTTAGTTATATCGCGCTCCGTAAACCCTGACACTCAGTTCATGTCCAATATAATGGTTCAGCATTCCATAACAGACCAACTCCTTTCAACCTTAACCAACGCCGAGAAATATGCATAAAATCCTAACTTAGTACTGCTGAGAGTAGGTCCAGCAAGGAAAGGACCCGAGGAAAGATGTGAAAGAGAGATGGTGACGAAGTAAAAGGTATAAGTAAAAGAGACAGGGATGTATGTCATGTGAAATCCAGGCCATCATCTGGCTGGTCCACGTACTGATATTTCGCCAGAATCTGCTCGTGATGGACGTCGTGTGCCTGAGAGTGTACCAGCCCCAATACTTCTTGATGAAGCGCCGCGGACGGATCAGGGTCGGTGGGATGATCAACCATCATATGATAGTCATGGGCTGCATGATGACGGACATCATTGTCAAAGCTTGATGCATGTAAACTATGTGCAGCGTGGGTATATGGATCGGTCATAGTATCATGAGGATGAAATCGAGGGAGCTGCTGATGTATGTCGATGATTTGTGGGTCGAGCGGCAAGCCCGTGTAATCGGTGATGGAATCCACTGATCCTTGCACTACCGAATGGGCGGTCACGAATGGGTTCGTATTGTGAGCATCCATGGCAGCGTGGTCCATCAGCGCATGCGTACCCATAGGATCGCTGGATGCCATGTCAACATCATTCTCTGCCAAGTCAGCCTCATCAATTCCCAgatcgtcctcatcatcttcgggGGTGCCCTCGTGCATAATCCCATTAATTAAAGGCGGCTTGAGGATCTCTTTACACTGTGGACAGTCCCGGATCACCCGACTGACCGTTTCTTTAATCCGCACCCAATGGTATTTGACCGCAATGGCAGCTGTGGTCTTGTTGATACCTGCATGCTGCTGCATATGCATCTCCCGGGCAATATcgtactgctgctgcgggtCGGACACAACCTCCTTGTCTTTCAGCATCAATTTCTCACCGTCCCCATCTTTACCTCCGATCAACTTGTAGTGAGTAGCTGCACTCCGAAGCCGACTTTTCTCGGCCCGGTCAGCCCCCCTAGGATATTTGGAATGCTTGAGATAGTAGCGGATCTTGTCAAACCGATCTTGTGTGACAGAATCTTCCCCTTCCGGGCCTAGATCCCGGCCATAGATGATAGCATCTACGTACTGCCCGGGATTGGAAATGAGCCGACCACCCCCGGGGACCCTGCC harbors:
- a CDS encoding putative histone acetyltransferase Spt10 (COG:K;~EggNog:ENOG410PHBZ;~InterPro:IPR016181,IPR000182,IPR015416;~PFAM:PF09337,PF00583,PF17921;~antiSMASH:Cluster_5.8;~go_function: GO:0008080 - N-acetyltransferase activity [Evidence IEA]), with the protein product MPAVHGDLMTTVVPTEKELPLDIVPRQVILRDRVTVATLVPFTSADAIPRSLLAYLSDQLNKEIEGGDTYAMIDPIPLEQFGPYWFSNFGAIMLMGDIKSVQEVQALGRNRANWSKICLGSFNIRPNYPGRSSHVCNGMFLVTDAARNKGVGRLMGEGYLEWAPKMGYTYAVFNLVYESNVASCRLWDALGFKRIGRVPGGGRLISNPGQYVDAIIYGRDLGPEGEDSVTQDRFDKIRYYLKHSKYPRGADRAEKSRLRSAATHYKLIGGKDGDGEKLMLKDKEVVSDPQQQYDIAREMHMQQHAGINKTTAAIAVKYHWVRIKETVSRVIRDCPQCKEILKPPLINGIMHEGTPEDDEDDLGIDEADLAENDVDMASSDPMGTHALMDHAAMDAHNTNPFVTAHSVVQGSVDSITDYTGLPLDPQIIDIHQQLPRFHPHDTMTDPYTHAAHSLHASSFDNDVRHHAAHDYHMMVDHPTDPDPSAALHQEVLGLVHSQAHDVHHEQILAKYQYVDQPDDGLDFT